A window of the Brassica napus cultivar Da-Ae chromosome A2, Da-Ae, whole genome shotgun sequence genome harbors these coding sequences:
- the LOC106366601 gene encoding LRR receptor-like serine/threonine-protein kinase GSO2 → MQQSSLLIVLLVLWFSIGPGLGQPVQSDDLQTLLEVKKSIVINPEDEKVLQNWNSDDLNYCNWTGVTCRGRVVIGLNLSDFDLTGSISPSIGRFSNLIHLDLSSNSLVGPIPTALSNLSASLETLHLFSNQLTGELPSQLGSLVNLRSLKLGDNDLIGPIPDTFGNLVNLQTLALAKCRLTGSIPSQLGRLVNLQALILQQNFLQGPIPPELGNCTSLVLFTAALNSLNGSLPTELSQLGNLQILNLGNNSLSGEIPSQLGDLRNLQYLNLVGNRLQGPIPKRVTGLENLQTLDLSNNNLTGEIHKEFWNMNQLEDLVLANNRLSGSLPKSLCSNNTSLKQLVLSGTQLSGEIPAEVSKCQSLQALDLSNNTLSGRIPDSLFNLAELTVLYLNNNTLKGTLSHSISNLRNLQELALYHNDLEGKLPDEIGFLSKLEVLYLYENRFSGEIPTEIGNCTCLKSVDMFGNHFSGEIPSSIGRLEDLTLLHLRENEFVGNIPAALGNCHKLTILDLADNQLSGSIPSSFGFLKSLEQLHLYNNSLRGSLPSSLINLKNLTRINFSSNKLNGSISALCGSSSYLSFDVTDNEFEGDVPLELGKSPSLDRLRLGKNQFTGRIPWTFGKISALSLLDVSSNSLTGNIPLELGLCKKLTHIDLNDNFLSGVIPPWLGKLPLLGELKLSSNQFTGSLPKEIFNLTKLLVLSLDGNSLNGSIPQEIGNFEALNVLNLGKNQFSGELPSEIGKLSKLYELRLSRNILSEEIPVEIGQLQDLQSALDLSYNNFTGDIPSTISTLHKLESLDLSHNHLIGVVPGQIGDMKSLVYLNLSYNNLEGKLKKQFSKWQADAFVGNAGLCGSPLSHCAGLNKKQQGLSAKTVVIISALSSVAAIALMVLVIVVFFKQNIALFKKGRGGSSAFSSNSSSSEAPLFSNGGAKSDIKWEDIMEATHYLDDEFMIGSGGSGKVYKADLVNGETIAVKKILWKDDLMSNKSFNREVKTLGTIRHRHLVKLMGYCSSKAQGLNMLIYEYMENGSVWDWLHAKKKEVLDWETRLKIAVGLAQGVEYLHFDCVPPIVHRDIKSSNVLLDSNMEAHLGDFGLAKILTENCDTNTESNSLFAGSYGYIAPEYAYSLKATEKSDVYSMGIVLMEIVTGKKPTEGVFGGETDMVRWVDTVLGSAAREKLIDSELKPILPCEEAAAYQVLEIAIQCTKTYPQERPSSRQACDCLLSVFNSRGASYREVQTDPQK, encoded by the exons atgcagCAAAGTTCACTTCTTATTGTGTTGCTCGTCCTCTGGTTTTCAATCGGGCCGGGTTTGGGTCAACCGGTTCAAAGTGACGATCTTCAAACTCTTCTCGAAGTGAAGAAGTCTATTGTGATAAACCCAGAAGACGAAAAGGTTCTCCAAAACTGGAATTCAGATGATCTCAATTACTGCAACTGGACCGGTGTCACGTGCCGTGGTCGTGTCGTCATCGGTTTAAATCTCTCTGATTTTGACTTAACCGGTTCAATCTCTCCTTCGATTGGCCGGTTTAGTAACCTAATCCACCTCGATCTATCTTCCAACAGTCTCGTGGGTCCCATCCCAACTGCTCTCTCCAACCTCTCCGCCTCCTTGGAAACTTTGCATCTCTTCTCTAACCAACTCACCGGCGAGCTACCGAGTCAACTCGGCTCACTCGTGAATCTCAGGTCGTTAAAACTCGGAGACAACGACCTGATCGGACCAATCCCGGATACGTTCGGTAACCTCGTCAATCTCCAGACGCTCGCATTGGCCAAGTGTAGACTTACCGGTTCAATACCGAGTCAACTCGGTCGACTCGTTAACCTCCAAGCTTTAATTCTACAACAAAACTTCCTCCAAGGACCGATCCCGCCCGAGTTGGGAAACTGCACCAGCCTCGTTTTGTTCACCGCTGCGTTGAATAGCCTCAACGGGTCGTTACCGACGGAGCTGAGTCAACTCGGAAACCTCCAGATACTCAATTTGGGAAACAACAGCTTATCCGGCGAGATACCGAGCCAACTCGGTGACTTGCGCAATCTACAATACCTTAACTTGGTTGGTAACAGACTTCAAGGTCCGATTCCAAAGAGAGTAACCGGTTTGGAGAATCTTCAAACCCTTGATTTGTCCAACAACAATCTTACCGGAGAGATACACAAAGAGTTCTGGAACATGAACCAGCTTGAAGATTTGGTTCTAGCCAATAACCGTCTCTCTGGTTCCTTACCAAAGAGCTTATGCTCTAACAACACAAGCTTGAAGCAACTGGTTTTGTCTGGAACTCAACTCTCCGGCGAAATCCCGGCGGAAGTTAGCAAATGTCAGTCATTACAAGCGCTTGATCTGTCGAACAACACGCTCTCCGGACGAATCCCTGATTCATTGTTCAATCTCGCTGAACTCACGGTTTTATATCTTAACAACAATACCTTGAAGGGTACGTTATCTCACTCAATATCTAACCTAAGGAATCTACAAGAGCTTGCTCTGTATCACAATGACTTGGAGGGGAAGTTACCTGACGAAATCGGTTTCCTCAGCAAATTAGAAGTTCTGTATCTATACGAGAACCGGTTTTCCGGCGAAATCCCGACCGAGATTGGGAACTGCACGTGTCTGAAGTCGGTTGATATGTTTGGGAATCATTTCAGTGGAGAGATTCCTTCCTCTATTGGGAGATTAGAAGACCTTACTCTGCTTCACTTGAGAGAGAACGAGTTCGTTGGTAACATTCCCGCCGCTTTAGGTAACTGTCACAAGCTGACGATTCTTGATTTAGCTGACAACCAGCTCTCGGGTTCGATTCCTTCCTCGTTCGGGTTCTTGAAGTCGTTAGAACAGTTGCATCTTTACAACAATTCTCTTCGGGGGAGTCTTCCGAGTTCGCTCATCAACCTGAAGAATCTCACAAGGATCAACTTCTCAAGCAACAAGCTCAATGGCTCGATCAGTGCGTTGTGCGGTTCAAGCTCTTATCTCTCTTTTGATGTCACGGATAACGAGTTCGAGGGAGATGTACCTCTCGAGCTAGGGAAGTCTCCGAGTCTCGACCGGTTAAGGTTAGGGAAGAATCAGTTCACAGGAAGAATCCCTTGGACATTTGGGAAGATTAGTGCTTTGTCTTTGTTGGATGTCTCGAGCAACTCTCTGACAGGAAACATACCGTTAGAGCTTGGTTTGTGTAAGAAGCTGACACACATTGATCTCAACGATAACTTTCTTTCAGGGGTTATACCTCCATGGCTTGGGAAGCTTCCACTGCTTGGTGAGCTCAAGCTTTCTTCTAATCAGTTTACCGGTTCACTCCCTAAGGAGATTTTCAACTTAACAAAGCTTCTTGTGCTATCTCTCGATGGAAACTCACTTAACGGTTCAATCCCACAAGAGATTGGAAACTTTGAAGCACTCAATGTACTTAACCTCGGAAAGAATCAGTTTTCAGGTGAGCTTCCTTCAGAAATAGGCAAGCTGAGCAAGCTTTACGAGCTCCGGTTATCGAGAAACATCTTATCCGAAGAAATCCCTGTTGAGATTGGACAGCTACAGGATCTTCAAAGTGCTTTAGATCTCAGCTACAACAACTTCACCGGAGACATTCCATCTACGATCTCGACGTTACATAAGCTTGAATCACTTGATCTGTCTCACAATCACCTTATCGGAGTTGTTCCTGGACAGATCGGGGACATGAAGAGCTTAGTGTATCTCAACCTCTCTTACAACAACCTCGAGGGGAAGTTGAAGAAGCAGTTCTCTAAATGGCAAGCAGATGCTTTTGTAGGCAATGCAGGTCTTTGTGGAAGCCCTCTTAGCCATTGTGCTGGTCTGAACAAGAAGCAGCAAGGTCTTAGTGCGAAAACTGTGGTTATCATCTCTGCGCTTTCATCAGTAGCAGCGATTGCTTTGATGGTACTTGTGATCGTCGTCTTCTTCAAGCAAAATATTGCTCTTTTCAAGAAAGGGAGAGGCGGAAGCAGCGCGTTCTCAtcaaactcttcttcttcagaagcTCCTCTGTTTAGCAATGGAGGTGCAAAGTCAGATATAAAGTGGGAAGACATTATGGAAGCTACGCATTACCTTGACGACGAGTTCATGATTGGATCAGGAGGGTCAGGAAAAGTTTACAAAGCGGATTTGGTGAACGGAGAGACGATTGCTGTGAAGAAAATCCTCTGGAAAGATGATTTGATGTCAAACAAGAGCTTTAACAGAGAAGTGAAGACCCTTGGAACAATCAGACACAGACATTTGGTTAAGCTAATGGGTTACTGCAGCAGCAAAGCGCAAGGTTTGAATATGTTGATTTACGAGTACATGGAGAACGGAAGTGTATGGGACTGGCTTCACGCTAAGAAGAAAGAGGTTCTTGATTGGGAAACAAGATTGAAAATAGCAGTTGGGTTGGCTCAAGGAGTAGAGTATCTTCATTTTGATTGTGTTCCTCCCATTGTTCACCGCGATATCAAATCCAGCAATGTGCTTCTTGATTCCAACATGGAAGCACATTTGGGAGATTTCGGACTCGCCAAGATCCTAACTGAGAATTGTGACACCAACACAGAATCAAATTCTTTGTTCGCAGGCTCTTATGGCTACATTGCACCAG aGTATGCTTACTCGTTGAAGGCGACTGAGAAGAGCGATGTGTACAGTATGGGGATAGTGTTGATGGAGATTGTGACTGGTAAAAAGCCAACAGAGGGAGTGTTTGGTGGAGAGACGGATATGGTTAGATGGGTAGATACGGTTCTTGGTTCTGCAGCGAGAGAGAAGCTGATTGATTCAGAGCTTAAACCGATTTTGCCTTGCGAAGAGGCAGCAGCTTATCAGGTTCTTGAAATAGCAATTCAGTGCACAAAGACTTATCCTCAGGAGAGACCATCTTCAAGACAAGCTTGTGACTGCCTTCTCAGTGTC